In the genome of Crassaminicella thermophila, the window AACCGCATCCAGGACATGATTTTTTTGCTAATTCTTCTAACTCTTCTTCAGAGATTTTTTGATCCTTAAAAGATCCAACAGCTTCAATAACACTGCTAAAATCTAAAGCTTTGCCGTTGTGTTCTCCTGCACGCATAGGACCACCGCTAACAACGACAGAAGGGATGTTTAATCTTGCAGCAGCCATTAACATACCAGGGACAATTTTATCGCAGTTTGGAATTAGTACTAAGCCATCAAAACCATGAGCGATAGCCATTGCTTCAATAGAGTCAGCAATAAGCTCGCGGCTTGCAAGAGGATATTTCATTCCTTCATGACCCATTGCAATACCGTCACAAATACCGATAGCTGGAAATTCTACAGGAGTTCCTCCTGCCATTGCAACACCCATTTTTGCTGCTTGAGCGATTCTATCTAAGTGCATATGTCCTGCAATTATTTCATTTTGAGCATTAACTATACCAATAATAGGCTTATTAATTTCCTCTTTTGTATATCCCATACCATAGAATAAAGATCTAGCTGGAGCTCCTTTGGCACCTTTTTTTATAACATCACTTCTCATAAAAAATCCTCCTTAGTTTTTATATAAATAAAAAATCTCTCATCCCTAAGATACAAACTTTATATCCTAGGGACGAGAGACTTTCCCGTGGTACCACCCTAATTTACAATTCATTTGCATGAATTGACTCTTCAGGTCAAAAAATATTTTTAACCTTAGCCATATAACGGTGGCATATCTACAAAAGTAGAATCCCGGCCTCGTCTACTACAATTGGTTCAACTTGGCAGCTTCGGAGTGATTATTATATACTGCTTTAACACTGACTCTCAGCAAACGTCAGCTCTCTGTAGTTAAAGGGGATGTATTTTTCTCTCCTTCATAGCTATTAGCTTGTATACTTTTGTCAAATGATTAAAATATATTTTACTACTAATTGATATTATCGTCAATATAAAATATTTAAAATTATCATATATTTTTATAGATAAAGAATTATTAAAATAAACAATTAGCTTGTTAATTCAATACTGAAAACCTTGATAATTAGAGAAATATAGCATATAATTATAAAGTGGTTGAATATTGTAATGTTAGGTGAGGCTCCTATTGAGATATACGCTGATGCCCAGAAATGTCGAGAGACGCCAATGGGTTAACAAGTATAATCGCTAAGGTTATATTTAATTCAGCTGACAAAAGGTCAAAGCTCAATAGTGCTAAAGCTCAACATAGAAGAAGATTTATTTTCTCTACTTGTTGAGTAGAGTTTTTTTGTTTTGGTAAAAATATTTTGAAAGGCTGGTGATGGTTATGGATTCTAGTCCTTTACCGAGGCAGAAAAATAAAAAATTAAATATAGAAAAAAGAGCCATAACCATCTTTTTGGGTTTGTGGCTCTTCTAAGGAGGGGTCAAATGAAAGAACGTGTCATTGAACTTATGAATGAAAAAAAGTATACAAAAGTAAGAGAAGAAGTAATAGAATTAAATGCAATTGATATAGCAGAACTTTTAGAAGAGCTAGATACCAATAATGCTTTGATACTTTTTAGGATGTTGCCTAAAGATGTATCGGCAGAAGTATTTGCGAATTTATCTAATGAGAATCAAAAATACATTATTAATGCAATTACAGATAAAGAAATTCAGTTTATTATGGATGAACTTTTCTTTGATGATATGATTGACTTTTTAGAAGAAATGCCTGCTAGTGTTGTAAAGAAAATAATAAAAAACACAAAAGAAGATGAAAGAAGACTAATTAATCAGTTTTTAAACTATCCTGCTAACTCTGCAGGAAGCTTAATGACTATTGAATATGTTGGATTAAAAAAAGAAATGACTGTAAAGCAGGCTATGGAATATATTAAAAGAATCGGTATTGATAAAGAAACCATTTATACCTGCTATGTTATGGATGTAAATAGAAAATTAGAGGGAATTGTATCGTTAAGGAAATTAGTTGTAAGTGATGATGATAAAACTATTGAAGAAATTATGGATACAGGAGTTATATATGTAAATACGCATGATGATCAAGAAGAAATTGCTCATGTATTCAAAAAATATAACTTTATTGCCCTGCCAGTTGTTGATAAAGAAGAAAGATTGATTGGAATTATCACAATAGATGATATTGTGGATGTTATAGAGGAAGAAAACACAGAAGATTTTCATAAGATGGCAGCTATGGAGCCATCTGAAGAGGAATATCTTGAAACTAGTGTAATTACATTGGCAAGAAAAAGAATTGTTTGGCTTATGGCTCTGATGATTTCAGCTATTTTTACAGGTAGTATTATTAGTAAGTTTGAAAGTGTACTGCAATCTGTTGTTGCTCTTGCTGCTTTCATGCCTATGCTTATGGGAACTGGTGGAAATGCAGGAGCACAATCTGCTACATTGATTATCCGGGGAATGGCTTTAGATGAAATTGAATTAAGTGATATTTTTAAAGTGATTTGGAAAGAGTTAAGAGTTAGTTCTTTAGTAGGGGTTTTATTATCTTTGGTAAATTTTATCAGATTATATTTTTTTCAACATGTAGATATAAGGATTGCTATGGTCGTATGTAGTACTTTGATTGTTGTAGTTATATTAGCAAAAATTGTAGGAGGGACATTACCTATTATTGCAAAAACTTTAAAACTTGATCCTGCTATTATGGCAAGTCCAATGATTACAACTATTGTGGATGCTGTATCGCTGTTTGTTTATTTTACAATGGCAAGTAGGATTTTGGGAATTGCGTAAATATACGACTATAGACCTATAAGGATAAGGATGCTTTATTTACGATATATTTAATGTGTATAGTAGCAGATGGAGGTATTTGGGTAATGGCAAAAGATATTGTTTTGGATGAGTATATTATAAAAAAAAATAAGATACCAATTTTGATTAAAGATAAAAATTGGAAGGCTCTTTTTGAAGAACACTTGACAAGGGCAATGAAGAAGATAGTAAAAGACTTAGAATTAAAGTTAGCTGAAGAAAAAGAAGCAATGAGGCAAATGAAAGTATATAAAAAGCTTAAAAAAAATTTAATGGAGAAAATTCTTTATTTATCAGATGAAGTAAATAATAATCAAAAAAAAGAAGCCTTGAATAAGTTAGAAGAAACAAAAGAAAAATTACTAGAAGTTAATGATAAGATAGATGAATTTTTGTTCCAAATAGAAATATTGCCAAAAGAAATAGAAAGGTTAAATCTAGAATTATTAACAGAAACTGTAAAGATTGCTTATAAAGATATTGAAGAAGGAAATGAAAAGATAGACGAGCTTACAGAAGAAATATTAAAATTAAGACAACAGTTAAAGAATGATTGGGATGAAAAAATAAATTTAGAAAAAAGAGTAGAAGATCTATATTCTTATCTGCATAATACTTTAGGTTATGAACAAACTAATAAATTTGATAGAAAATTTTTATAAAGGTACGTATATTTACGTACTTTTTTTTGATGAAAAGGGATTTATCGTATAAAATAGTAATATATAAGATGAATTTAAGATTGGAGATATGGATAGTGAAAGGAATTGGAATAGATATTATTGAAATTAAGAGGATTAAGAATGCAATAAATAGGAATGATAAATTCTTACAAAGAATATTTTGCAAAGAAGAGATTAATTATTTTTCAACCATTAATTATCGTATCAATACTATTGCAGGAACTTTTGCTGCAAAGGAAGCTGTCATTAAGGCGTTAGGAACAGGACTTAGAAATTTTAAATGGACAGATATACAAATACATAGAGACCATTTAGGAAAACCTTTCGTAGTTCTACAGAATAATGCAAAAAAAATAGCACAAGAGAATTCTATAAAAGAGATACTAATAACCATATCTCATAGTAAAGAGTATGCTGTGGCACAAGCTTTAGCAATTTAAGATTTTTTTAGGGAGTGAGTATATTTATGAAAATGGTAAATAGTGATCAGATAAAACAATTAGATAATATAGCTATGGAAAGCTTTTGTATACCTGGGATTGTGCTGATGGAAAATGCAGGAATATGCGTTTTTGAGGAAGTATTAAAATACATAGAACAAAAAGAAAACAAAGAAGTAATAGTTGTATGTGGGCTTGGAAATAATGGAGGAGATGGCTTTGTTGTCGCTAGGCATTTATTTAACAAAGGAATACCTGTTAAGGTATTTATTACAGGAAATCCATCAGCTATAAGTGGCGACGCAAAGAAAAACTATGATATCATTCAAAAGTTAAATATAGATATTCAAATTTTAGTAGGTGTAAATAATTTAAAGAAATTTTCAGAGGTTGTGAAAGGCTGCGGATTGATTGTAGATGCTATTTTTGGAACAGGATTAAAAAGAGATGTTGATGGGTTTATACAAGAGATTATTTCTATTATTAATAAGTCTGAAAAGGGAATTATTTCAATTGATATACCATCAGGAGTAGGTGCAAGTGACGGAAAAGTTTATGGATTAGCAGTAAAGGCAGATAAAACTGTTGTTTTAGCTCTTCCTAAAATTGGAAATATAAATTATCCAGGTGCTGATTATGCAGGAGAGTTGATTATTAAGGATATTGGAATTCCAAAAGCTGCTATTAAAAATATGGATTTGAATATGAATCTAATCACAAATGATATGGTAAAAGGAATCTTGCCTTTTAGGAAAAGAGATACTCATAAAGGAAATTTTGGAAAAGCTTATGTTGTAGCAGGTTCTACAGGAATGACAGGAGCAGCTATTCTAACTTGTGAGGCAGCATTAAGAAGTGGAGTTGGACTATTGAAAATTCCTGTTCCACAAAGTTTAAATACAATTATGGAAACAAGACTTACAGAGGCGATTACTGTACCCCTTCCTGAATTTAAAAAAGGTGTGGTAGGGATTAGTGATTTTGAAAAGATTCTTAAAACAATGGAAGAAAGTAATGTTATCGCAATAGGTCCAGGAAGTGGAAATAGTAGAGAACTAGAAGAGCTTTTAAGAAATATTTTAGAACATACATCTAAACCTATTGTACTAGATGCTGATGCATTAAATTCTTTAGCCAATAGAAAGGAATTTTTAAAACTTATTCAATCTCAAACGGTTATGACACCTCATGTAGGGGAAATGTCAAGGCTAACAGAATTAGATATTGATTATATAAAAAATAATAGAATAGAGGTTGCGTCAGAGTTTTCTAAAAAATGGAACGTAGTAATTGTTTTAAAAGGAGCTAGAACAGTTGTAGCTGGACCAAATGGGGAAATCTATATAAACAAAACAGGAAATCCTGGTATGTCTACACCTGGTAGTGGAGATGTGCTTACAGGGATTATAACAGGCTTTATTGCCCAGGGAATAGAGCCTATAAAAGCGGCTGTAGCAGCTGTGTACGTTCATGGAAAAGCTGGAGATTTGGCAGCAGAAAGAATAGGAGAATATGGTTTATTAGCTTCAGATATAATAAAGGAGTTACCTATTACAATAAAGCATATTGTAGAAAAAATAAAAATAAATGCATAAGGGGAAAAAACACACGTAAAGATTAATATAGGAATCTTTACGTGGAGGGGAATATGGTGATTAAAAAAGTATTGATAGGAATTTTGTTAATGTTGCTTATTGTTGGGTGTTCTCCTAAAACAGAGCAAGACATCTTTTATGAAGCACAAAAAAAATTAAACAAAATGGAAGGTTATAGCTGTCAGGTAGAAATAACTTCAATAGGTAATAAAAGTCCACAAAAATATATAATGAAACAATGGTTTAAAAAACCAAATAAATACAAATTAGAATTAATATATCCAGAAAATTTAAAGGGAAAAATTACAATATCTAATGGGAATAGAGCATGGATTTATCATCCTAGCATTGAGCAGACATGGATTATGGAGAATTTTTCGAATTCTAAAGAGCAAAATATGTTTTTAGGATACTTTCTAAAAAACTGTTTAAACTCTGAAAAGGTTGATATTTGTACTGAAGAATTAGAAAATCAAAAATATCTTGTTATTACTACAGAGATTCCCGGTAATCATATCTATTTTCATAAGGAAAAATTATGGCTTAATCAGGAGTCTATGAATCCTTATTTATTACAGATATTTGATATGAAAGGGAAACTTAGAATAGAAGTAAAATATGAAAAATTTAAATACAATCCAAAATTACAGGATGATTTTTTTCAATTAAAATAAAAAAATCCAAAAGATAAAGGTTTTGAAAGGGGGATAAAAATGCTATCTTTAGAAAAAACAAGGCCTGTGTGGGCTGAAGTTAATTTAGATTATCTTGAACATAATCTAGAGGAAATAAAAAGGTTAGTAAGAGATAAAACGATGATTACAGGTGTAATCAAAGCAAATGCCTATGGACATGGTGCTATTGAGGTTGCAGATGTACTTATTAATAACGGAATAGATAGATTAGCCGTTGCAACATTGTCAGAAGCATTAGAATTAAGAAGAGTATATGAAGATATACCTATATTGATTTTAGGATACACGCAAGAGGCGAGTGCTGAAGAAGTAATCAAAAATAAAATAACACAGACTATTTTTACATTAAAGCAAGCGAAAACGTTTTCGGAAAAAGCAAAAGAGTTAAATAAAGACGTAATATTGCATATAAAGATTGATACAGGTATGAGCAGAATAGGATTTAGACCTGATAGAAATACTGTACAAATCATAAAAGAAATTGTTAATCTTCCAAATGTAGTAGTAGAAGGAATATTTACACATTTTGCTGTGGCAGATCAAAGGGATAAAACTTTTACATTTAAGCAATTTGAAAGATTTAAGAATTTATGCTATTTATTAGAAAAAGAGGATGTAAAAATTCCAATAAAACATGTGGCAAATAGTGCTGCGATTATGGATTTATCTGAAATGCATTTAGATATGGTAAGAGCAGGGATTATTCTATATGGTTTATATCCATCGGATGAAGTAAGAAAGGATTTTATCAAATTAAAACCTTTATTATCTCTTAAGACAAAAATAGACTATATAAAAGAAGTAGATAAAGGAGTAGGAATAAGCTATGGATTAACGTATGTAACAGATAAAAAATCAAAAATTGCTACTATTCCTATTGGCTATGCAGATGGATTTACAAGGATGCTGTCAGGAAAAGGGGAAGTATTAGTAAATGGAAAAAAAGCACCTGTTGTAGGAAGGATTTGCATGGATCAATGTATGATTGATGTTACTGATATATCAGATGCAAAAATAGGAGATGAAGTAATTTTAATAGGAGCTGATGGAGAAAATAGCATATCTGCAGATGATTTGGCAAAAAAGCTAAATACAATTAATTATGAAATTGTATGTATGGTAGGACGAAGAATTCCGAGAGTTTATATAAAAAATAATAAAATTGTAAAGATAAAAGATTATTTATTTGATAAAAAAGATTGATGTAAATTTTGGTATATGAGTATAAAAAAGTAGTCATATTGACACACTTATAATGAATAGTATATAATGAAGTATATGTTTTTGTATATACTAATATGGATGCGAATGCCTTTATATATATTGTTCTATTTTTGCCATTCAGGAGGTGCGAACATGGCTGAGTCCAAACGAATTATGATTAGTTTACCAAACACACTTTTACAAGAAGTAGATAATATTGTTGCAATGGAGAAAGGAAACAGAAGCCAATTTATTAGAGAAGCGATGAGATTGTATATTCGTGAAAGGCGTAAGATTCAAATAAGAGAAAATATGAAAAAGGGTTATAGAGAAATGGGGGCTATGAATTTAGCATTATCAGAGGTAGGATTAGATTTAGATATAAGTGCACTAAAGAGCTATGAAGCAAAGTTAGCGGAGTGTGAGTAGTGTGATTGTAAAAAGAGGAGACATATTTTATGCAGATCTTAGTCCTGTTGTTGGTTCTGAGCAAGGTGGTGTAAGACCGGTCCTTGTTGTTCAGAATGATATAGGAAATAAATATAGTCCTACGGTTATTGTGGCAGCAATCACCTCTCAGATTAATAAAGCAAAGCTACCAACGCATATTGAGATTAGCGCCTCAGAATATGGGTTACCGAAGGACTCAGTGGTGTTATTAGAGCAGATTCGAACTATTGATAAAAAGAGACTAAGAGAAAAAATAGGGCATTCTGATGAAGAAATGATGAATAAAGTAAATGAAGCTTTATTAATTAGCTTTGGATTAATAGATTTTTAGAATAGGCTGTTGACAAAGTCAACGGTCTATTTGTTTTTTTTGATTATTTCTGTTCTAAAAAGTAAAGAAATGGAAAATGCCATTTTGAATTGTGCTATAATAATAGTGATACCAATGTCTGAACAAATGAAAAAAATAAAAAATAGGAACTGAAAAAGCTATTTGTTACGAATTTAAGTACTCTTTAACTTAAAACTTTCTAAATTAATTTTTTTGACTAACTTATATATCTGGTTATAGTAGTGTAAGAATTGATGGGAAAAAGGTGATCTTATGGATATATTTGAAAGCTTTTATAACTCTAGGAATGAAGAAAATTCTATAAAAATGGCAGCATATATGAAAAACAAATTTCATTTCCTTGGCATAAAAAAGCCTGAACGAGCAAAGTTAAGTAGAGATTTTCTTAAACAACGTAAAAAAGATGTGTCTATTGATTGGAATTTTGTATTTAAGTGTTATGGTATGCTGGAGAGAGAATTTCATTATTTAGCTCTAGACTATATTTTGCTACTTAAAAAACGACTTGTACCAGAGGATATCAACAATATTGAGAAGCTTATTACAACAAATTCATGGTGGGATAGCACAGATTGTCTAGATAATATTGTTGGGTATATGTGTTTACAGTATCCACAATTAAAGAACTCTGTAATCTTAAAATGGATTGATTGTGATAATATCTGGTTAAAAAGGGTAGCTATAGATTTTCAACTGAAATATAAAGATAAAACAGATGTTAACATTTTAAGCAAAGCAATACTTAATAACTGTAATACATATGAATTTTTTATAAATAAAGCTATAGGATGGTCGCTAAGAGAATACTCAAAGACTAATAAAGAATGGGTTAAAAACTTTTTGAAGGAAAATAAATTATCTGCACTTAGTATTAGAGAGGCAAGTAAGTATCTTTAGAGAGTAGAATTTATTTTATTGTAACATATTCGTAACTATTTCTCGTTTCATATACTGATATAATAAAAATATAAGGTTTACATATTGTT includes:
- the mgtE gene encoding magnesium transporter, which produces MKERVIELMNEKKYTKVREEVIELNAIDIAELLEELDTNNALILFRMLPKDVSAEVFANLSNENQKYIINAITDKEIQFIMDELFFDDMIDFLEEMPASVVKKIIKNTKEDERRLINQFLNYPANSAGSLMTIEYVGLKKEMTVKQAMEYIKRIGIDKETIYTCYVMDVNRKLEGIVSLRKLVVSDDDKTIEEIMDTGVIYVNTHDDQEEIAHVFKKYNFIALPVVDKEERLIGIITIDDIVDVIEEENTEDFHKMAAMEPSEEEYLETSVITLARKRIVWLMALMISAIFTGSIISKFESVLQSVVALAAFMPMLMGTGGNAGAQSATLIIRGMALDEIELSDIFKVIWKELRVSSLVGVLLSLVNFIRLYFFQHVDIRIAMVVCSTLIVVVILAKIVGGTLPIIAKTLKLDPAIMASPMITTIVDAVSLFVYFTMASRILGIA
- a CDS encoding coiled-coil domain-containing protein; amino-acid sequence: MAKDIVLDEYIIKKNKIPILIKDKNWKALFEEHLTRAMKKIVKDLELKLAEEKEAMRQMKVYKKLKKNLMEKILYLSDEVNNNQKKEALNKLEETKEKLLEVNDKIDEFLFQIEILPKEIERLNLELLTETVKIAYKDIEEGNEKIDELTEEILKLRQQLKNDWDEKINLEKRVEDLYSYLHNTLGYEQTNKFDRKFL
- the acpS gene encoding holo-ACP synthase → MVKGIGIDIIEIKRIKNAINRNDKFLQRIFCKEEINYFSTINYRINTIAGTFAAKEAVIKALGTGLRNFKWTDIQIHRDHLGKPFVVLQNNAKKIAQENSIKEILITISHSKEYAVAQALAI
- a CDS encoding NAD(P)H-hydrate dehydratase, which produces MKMVNSDQIKQLDNIAMESFCIPGIVLMENAGICVFEEVLKYIEQKENKEVIVVCGLGNNGGDGFVVARHLFNKGIPVKVFITGNPSAISGDAKKNYDIIQKLNIDIQILVGVNNLKKFSEVVKGCGLIVDAIFGTGLKRDVDGFIQEIISIINKSEKGIISIDIPSGVGASDGKVYGLAVKADKTVVLALPKIGNINYPGADYAGELIIKDIGIPKAAIKNMDLNMNLITNDMVKGILPFRKRDTHKGNFGKAYVVAGSTGMTGAAILTCEAALRSGVGLLKIPVPQSLNTIMETRLTEAITVPLPEFKKGVVGISDFEKILKTMEESNVIAIGPGSGNSRELEELLRNILEHTSKPIVLDADALNSLANRKEFLKLIQSQTVMTPHVGEMSRLTELDIDYIKNNRIEVASEFSKKWNVVIVLKGARTVVAGPNGEIYINKTGNPGMSTPGSGDVLTGIITGFIAQGIEPIKAAVAAVYVHGKAGDLAAERIGEYGLLASDIIKELPITIKHIVEKIKINA
- a CDS encoding LolA family protein, with amino-acid sequence MIKKVLIGILLMLLIVGCSPKTEQDIFYEAQKKLNKMEGYSCQVEITSIGNKSPQKYIMKQWFKKPNKYKLELIYPENLKGKITISNGNRAWIYHPSIEQTWIMENFSNSKEQNMFLGYFLKNCLNSEKVDICTEELENQKYLVITTEIPGNHIYFHKEKLWLNQESMNPYLLQIFDMKGKLRIEVKYEKFKYNPKLQDDFFQLK
- the alr gene encoding alanine racemase, with product MLSLEKTRPVWAEVNLDYLEHNLEEIKRLVRDKTMITGVIKANAYGHGAIEVADVLINNGIDRLAVATLSEALELRRVYEDIPILILGYTQEASAEEVIKNKITQTIFTLKQAKTFSEKAKELNKDVILHIKIDTGMSRIGFRPDRNTVQIIKEIVNLPNVVVEGIFTHFAVADQRDKTFTFKQFERFKNLCYLLEKEDVKIPIKHVANSAAIMDLSEMHLDMVRAGIILYGLYPSDEVRKDFIKLKPLLSLKTKIDYIKEVDKGVGISYGLTYVTDKKSKIATIPIGYADGFTRMLSGKGEVLVNGKKAPVVGRICMDQCMIDVTDISDAKIGDEVILIGADGENSISADDLAKKLNTINYEIVCMVGRRIPRVYIKNNKIVKIKDYLFDKKD
- a CDS encoding CopG family ribbon-helix-helix protein, producing the protein MAESKRIMISLPNTLLQEVDNIVAMEKGNRSQFIREAMRLYIRERRKIQIRENMKKGYREMGAMNLALSEVGLDLDISALKSYEAKLAECE
- a CDS encoding type II toxin-antitoxin system PemK/MazF family toxin: MIVKRGDIFYADLSPVVGSEQGGVRPVLVVQNDIGNKYSPTVIVAAITSQINKAKLPTHIEISASEYGLPKDSVVLLEQIRTIDKKRLREKIGHSDEEMMNKVNEALLISFGLIDF
- a CDS encoding DNA alkylation repair protein, yielding MDIFESFYNSRNEENSIKMAAYMKNKFHFLGIKKPERAKLSRDFLKQRKKDVSIDWNFVFKCYGMLEREFHYLALDYILLLKKRLVPEDINNIEKLITTNSWWDSTDCLDNIVGYMCLQYPQLKNSVILKWIDCDNIWLKRVAIDFQLKYKDKTDVNILSKAILNNCNTYEFFINKAIGWSLREYSKTNKEWVKNFLKENKLSALSIREASKYL